The genomic stretch GAGAGACTAGAAATAGTGGCAGAGCGACTGTAACCTTCCTCAAATCAATATGTggaacaaaacagaaatgtcacattttcattGTTCTTCACCGTTACAGGTTTGACTGGCGCTCTTTTAATTGCGTCATCTCACTGCGCCCTCTTCTTCTGTAATGGTTCAATGGTTCAATGAAAACTAGCACCACCAACCGGCTTTTTTATGTTGATGCCCTCAACTCCTAATATTTGCATAACAGAAGCAACAGTAACAGAACTTTTTTTGCCAATTGTTCTGAAAATTCTGTTAAAAGTTGCACTACATTTAGTCCATTTACTAGACTTGACTCGGGACATTATGTTTGCATGGCGGTTTACCTTTTTATAAGATGACTAAGCCCTCTCGTGGCAGCAGAGCCACAGCAACAGCAGTGTGAATTATCCTACTTGTGAAGGTATTCTGATCATTTGGTCATACCTCTGGAGTGctgtctgtcttcattttatgcaaatgtgcattgttttagagtaaaaaaaaaaaagaagagtgtGTTCACTGGTCAACATGCACTAAGTTGGACCAATACTTAATTCCTTATGTGATTTGACAATTAAAATCTATTCCTCAGAGAAACTGTACAGCTAAATCCATATTGTGGCTCTTACGTGCAGTTTACTCACACCAACATGGTAACATAACTTACATTGTCATTGTTAGTGACTTTCAGCTGCTCAATACAGGAAGCACAAGAATCCTTTAGTAGTAAACTTTAGTAGTTCCGGCTACTTTACAACGTTAGTTTGAAAGAAAGCCAGTCACTGTCGGTCGCAGTCAACTACTGCGGATACGTTGTCAAGCGTTACACTGTGCGTCCAACTCTCCAATTGTTAGCTCCCATTTTCACGTACATTGTGTGTATATGGTATATTTTCTTGCAAGAAATGTCCGGgggggcgcctgggttagctcagttggtagagcgggcgtccatgtatcaaggcttggtcctgaccgcagcggcccgggttcgaatccggcctgtggccctttccgcatccactctctctctcctccctttcaagactctatccactgtcctcaataaaaatggaaaaatgcccccaaaaaaataactttaaaaaaaaaaaaaaaagaaatgtccgGGGACCATTTAGACCTATATTTGggaaaatgcagtttttttgggggggtggggtgggttTGCCAAGAATTGTTtctaatcaaagcaaatatttaaattaaaaagatttatattattatatttatttcctaatcatttgaattgtggttTTGTAATAAATAACtgctatagatgacaataacaaagtataAGGACAACATTTGGAATTTACACTGACTTGTatctattttttccctgttaacgctacactgtgaacaacaaatctgtgttgaaatcgggcAGAAGGAGAGCTAGTTCAGTGCCGATTTCAACATGGGAGGTGATgctgatttacattatgatgcattcaggctctagTCAGTAAAattgagtattgggcgaagctAAATTTTAACGTTATCCTGATATACCCATTGCACTATTGTATACTGTCGAAGAAGCCAAAGATACATTTCCATTGattcctatctatctatctatctatgatgtagtttttggtgagaaacttgttGTTGAGAGGCATCAACGTATGTAGAGCAAGTCCGGTGCTTTAATGTAAACCTAAATGGCTCATGTGCATCAAGCTACCCATCCAGTGTATTGTGTATATTACCAATGAATTGTtccaatttaaaagataaaaaaaaaaaagcctgtccTAGAATAAAACAAGGTGCTACATTTCTATTGTTCTCGCTACTTCTGTAGTTTACTACTGGGCCCCTTACTCCGAGTCACCAGAACCCTCCACCAATAGGGAATCAGAGGTCTCGGTGGGCTGTTCCAGATCTCTGTCAATGTCCAATCACGGTAGAGGacaggagacagacacacagacacacacgcacacacacacacacacacagagacacacacacacacacacacacacacagagaaagggAAATGAAGAGaagggaaggagagaaaaatACGAAAAGCCAGTCACATACACAGCAAGATAAAAAAGAACAGACATGTGTAGCAGACCTGCCAACCGTGAAGAAAAGAGTCTACaccacttcctgctttcatggTCGCCCTTCAGACTGCTGCGGGACTGAATATAGCCTGTGCCGGGCCAAAACACACACTGCccaattgatttttttgttttttcccctccgCTACTATGATTCAGCACACAGCAGCTGAAGCTACTCCAGTGCACACAGATACGTTATCTCCTAGAACTACGCTTACAACACACTCTCTAATGAAATGACTGGGATTCCACAGCTGTGGAATTCAAAGTAAAGGCCAAATGGGAAACAGTATAAGGTAAATCCAAATCTTGCCTTCCTGAAGAGAGAATTTAACGGTGGTCATCTTGatctaaatttttttttttataagaaaGCCTGACCACTTCCTCACAGTGGGacagtttcacacacacacacacacacgctctacCCAATCATAAACAAAACCAGAATGATTCCCTGATGTAACCAAAGGCTAGATAACCAGCTAAGAAGACACAAACATGTAAATAAACCTATTTTGGAGTTATTGAAAGGAAGGAGTATCCCTCCTAACGTTCCCGTACCAGTCTGGTACCAACACAGAAACAACACTGATATTGATCCTACCATCCAGACAGTAAATAAAGCCGATGTTGGAGTAAGAGACTTGACTGGAATTAGTAACTATAGTAACTATAGTACCAACTGGTTGGcgcaattgtaaaaaaaaagaagccttgCTATAGCATTACCTACTGAGGGACTTATTGACAGCACTCTCATGCACAGCATTGTTCATCTAACAGGCTGTCTGGATGTTACCTTAAACACGTTATGACTATTACAACAAAcctttggccctgttcagacctggtattaacatgcgtcctcagtgatcccaacacaagtggacagcttaaagtacgtctgttcacacctggtactAGAATGTGGAGAGTAATGCAAAATGAAATGACGTGAGTGGTTTTTGGCTGGTTGAAGGCCAGGCGTACTGCTGCATTTCAGAACCTTTGAGGAGGTGTTGCTGCGCATGATGGCAGTCCTGCTAGAAGGGCGATGCATAGTGCCTGTACAAGGAGTTGAGCATAATCAGCCAGATAGGACCTGATCTTTCTGATGCTATTTAGTGCTAAACTACATGACTGAGTGACAGATACAACATGCTCAGTGAaacataggccctgttcagacctgggtgatccgaacacaagtggacagctttaagtacgtctgttcacacctggcattagaatgtgtctccacatgcgtctccagtggccacttgtgatctgatctcacttccttgctctatatgcaaataaacacgtagtaaacacacggctgatacagcagacgttgtgacgtaatatcaCATAAATGTctgtagtaatatcctacatattcctggattttggtacattttattaacatcataaTATGCGAGGCAGACGAGCACTcgcctgtctattcacatgaggagcgcagtgagaccccgcggatcccagcgggacatcagatgagtaggcggtccttaatggtGTCCAGGACACATTtgtgtacacactgctaaaagaatgtgatcccagaccacctctgaatgtggtttgaaagatccgatctcaatgcgtcttgagtgcgttcacaacTGTACTGAGAGCTGTCCActagtgatcggatcactgaggacgcacgttaacaccaggtctgaacagggcctctgATATCAACTTGACCTATCAAACCCCTAACCTAAATACTGACCTAAACAATGAGTTTAAAACTAGTTTGCGTCTGGACAGCAGTGTCTACTAAAGAAAAAACTgcaaagagaggagggagggcaaGGGACAGATTCTAGTAGGAGCCCTAATTGAAgttttcatcatatttttaGTAACATCAGCATACAGTATCTGACTAGGAATGTCTTCAGGTTGACAGGTCCATATTAGACAAAGATAGAGCAAAGAAAGAGCCAACAGAGCAACGATCAACACAGACACTTTACGACTAGTCGCATAGTAGTCTAAACGGTGCAAACACAGCACAGACATCACAGACATCACAACTACAGTACTTACATTAACAGATTAAGACACTAAACACCAGTATATGACAaatccattcattcatcccCATTAGTAGGgttcaccagaggccccacggcACTATAGCATTACCATACtgaagtcacgatacgatcttattgtgattttaagagtattgcgataagatatattgcacaTTATGCAgattgtcaacatctgtttaatAACATACAGTTtccactctgttcatctcagagttttcattcacatatctggaggtcagaggtcaagggaccccctttgaaattggctatgacagttttttcctcgccaaaatttagcgcaactttagagcgttatttagcgttcttcccaacaagcgaacatgacatggttggtaccgacgcgttccttaggttttttctagtttcatatgataccagtatcttcactgtaagCTTtctagcccgctacaacctctgaaagacagagtaGCGTTGGATTGTTAAGAGTTTCATAGTTTATATAGTAAAAGATCCGATACATGACGTCCGTGTGTCGATACAATACCGACGttcaaaatatcgcgatactatgctatATCGATCTTTTCCCTCCACCCGTACCCGTTGTGTTAAAAGACTCGGATCAGGATCATTTCTATGGTACTGCTGTCTCGAGCAGACACAGTTTCTTTCCTTTGACAGCAAGACAGAAGTATCAGCGAGCTTTGCTGTAGCACGTCATACTGGACTTTGGCTTACGGTGGATTTTCTACATTTGCATATCAAGAGATGACCTTTCACCTTAGGAAGCCGTCGTCGTTCACAGCAGCAGAAGGTGCGGCAGGCCCCACCTCGGAGAACACATCCACCAATAGGCTGCCAGCGCCGGTTGGAGCAGCACCAAGGGGAGCAGCCGAACGAATCCCAAGGAGGTCTGCTGATGGTGACGGGGTagactgcaaaaaaacaaaggaaaactTGCAGTACAGGCCatgaaaatgttgtattttttgttaCAGCTGCTGGTAAACATAAAGGAAGCTGAAAGAAACCAAGAAATTcagagatgcaccgattgcaatTTGTCTTCGCCGATTCCGATttcagtagttttaattatatattagaagctgcttagagctagtgtcaggaagttaaacaggtcattaTTCCCtgtctaatatctattttatattgcagtgaaaacatctccatcaaacaactggatttattaaagtttttcgcaaaaatgacattttacaacattacatttgaacgcatcgtGATAgtgttagaatttaccttcgccccaATACTCGTACGGAATTGAGCTTTAACGATGCATCGCGATGCAAGTCAATCCGACCTCTGTTAACGTTGTGCGTGAGAATGAATTACGATATAAGAAGTGTCTGATTcagttagttgttccaaatgttttaaggttgttTCTCCGCGGCTTATTTCatagctttatgtcttcttcatgcgcgctgaagaacttccactccgacaacatgtgtgtgcatgcgagcgtgcgagcgtgtgtgtgtgagagagactgtGACGTTAGCGTCTGCGATGCTGTGTTTGACATAAAACTATCGTGTAGCACGTGTGTAAATGTGAGCAGCAAAAAATGGGAAATATGAGACCGATCGGCTGAAAAGTGTCCGGTTTTGATTGTCGACCGTtcgatcggtgcatctctaaaaGAAATTCTGTCTATATGGGAATAAGCCCCTTTCAGAGAGTCTGcttacagcgttggaggcactCATGACTGAGGCGTCTGGCCCCCGGTCACCCCCTCCATTCAACTCTCCGCCCGCACTTTTGCTGTCATCCAGCTCTGTCACGGACACGGCACCCGgacccttcttcttcttcaacttAGCCAGGATTGACGACTCCCTCTCTGGGAAGGGAGGCATCTCCTCCAGGACAGTGGCCTGAGGGGAACAGAGAGGACAATCATGCTGTAAACATCACAGTAGATGGAGACAACACGTTCAGCTAGAACTTGACTGCGGCGCTCCGGACCATAACCATTTTTGGAGATAGTGTAACGAACATTTATTAACAATGTCCATCAGTGCTCCTTGCAAATATTATTCTATCATTCCGTTACTGGACCTGAGTTGAGTTTGGTCATCATCAACAGGGGTCATCAGAACTAACCAGGACATCGGTGCTAGCGATGGAAGAAAGCTTCAGGTACTCGACGGcgcgctgctgcagctccacgtCTGAGTTGCGGATCTGGCTGTCGCAGCGCAGCACCTCTTGGATGGTGGCCTTGGTCTCTGGGAACAGGTTGATAAACTTGATGTAAGCCGACAGCAGCAGGGCGCGAGTCGGCACGGAGCACAGGTGGAACTTGGAGTGGAGAAGGTTGAACTGGACCAGGGGGCTGGatgacaggacaggacagcaGAGTTaccgtttattattatttcagctGTCAACTTGGGAGGGCCTGGCAGTCGCAAAACCAACATACCTGGAGCGAGGGTCACCAGCGATGAGGTTACCAAACTCTCCCAGGATGTAGCCTCCGACCTTCACCATGTTCTCATGACAGGCAGGGGCCTGCAAGGCCTGGAAGAGACAATGATTCAACACACTGTTTTTCTaaatacaacacaacacagtgCTAAACAACACATTTAAATCTACACCAGCACAACACCTGCTGAAGCTTTCTCAAGCATAACAGTAACATCCTACCACCTTCTTGAATGCCctgttaaaggcagggttggtaaatgttttagaaacatttATGACATCCCgaaagcaatcaataaatcaaatactctgacaaataaaaaaattaaaacatccGGTATCTGtagctgtcgcaggactgtaataaacccgttcAATCATTTCATTGAAATGTAATggatgtaatgattggacgggcttgcctgcctgcctgcgcgCACTCTGCCCGTCACTCATTGCTCATCACCAGAGCCTTCCACAAGCTGTAGGTCGGTTGACTCCACATGGACCAATCAGGTCACACTACAAACTGACATcactcaatcaatcaatcaatcaagtaTATCATCATCATGGCATAGTTTTAAAAGAAATTGTGGTATGGCAGCTTTTCTTTATAATGACTATATGCATTTTCAGCTATATTTAACATCATTTTTTCTGTATATGaggttatatatattatatatttcatgtttaaattGTAGGCCTATGGTGCCATGATGTGATGATATGAcacttgattgattgattatgtGATGTCAGTTTGTATTACGAcctgaaaaatacaataaataaataatatttttttaaaaatggactCAATAAGATTATAAACCTGAGCAGACATTCTATGTcaaatttcattatttaaaattttTGATATTCTACGGATATACGTTATAAACATTTTAGtcgataataaaaaataaaacaaagtattgTGTTTTTGATGATTTGTAGAGTTTATGTAGTGGCACCTCAAAGACCGTCTTGGCGGCGTAGCCCTGCACGTCGTCTCGGTTGATGACGATCTGAATGACGCGATACCACACCTCTTCGCTGACGTAGTCGCCGGCGATGCGGATGAGGTTGAGAATGGTGTCCACGTACCAGGAGTAATCCACGGCATACTTCTCTGCGAGTATCGCCACTTTCAGCACCTGATTGAGGAAGGCACAACAAACCACAGCTCAATCAGCAGAAAGAAATCAGATTTGATTATTTTGTACACTGCTGAGTATTAGACTTAAAGTTAGGTCaattgtttggtttgtcagtATTAATACGCTTTCTAAACACTGCTGGACTGTTGCTTTTTTTATGTTGATGAATGCAATATACAGATGGTGGAAAGAAACCACCTTCACCAATTCTCACTTGACAATCAGAGAGAGATATAGTCGGCCACAtatagaggggaaaaaaaagaatatagtATGGCACAAAATGTGTCTTGGCACACTCTCTCACACCCACCATCTCCTCTCTGATGGAGTAGTCCGCCGTCTCGAGGTAGCTGAGCATCTCGGCCACGATCTGCTTGGCATTGCTGCGATCGCACATGGCGTACAGTAGATCAGCCGCCCTCTGTCGAACACTCACATCCCTCTCGGTCTGTAGAGACGCAGAGAGACAAACGGTGACaaaatggaagaaaataaatgtgacagAGGTATAGATGTGCCTAAAGACAAACTGTAGAACTATGTGTGCATTGTCTTTAGTTCCAAGTGTGAGACACTAACCTTGAGCGCGTTGATGACGGTCTCGATGTGCGTCTTGACAGCTTCGTGGGAAAACTCAGAGCTGGCCAGAGTGCACATGCTCTCCAGAGCCAGGTAGCGCAGGTTAGTCTCTCTGTGCTGCAGGAACTGGCCCAGCTGATTACAGGCTCGCACCAGCAGGTTTGGCTCACTGCGGGAACAGAAACCAAAAACTTAATCCACTGGTAGCCTGGTAAAACTCTCTGTGGGGTCAGATTGTGCAGGCCAGTTAGGACTGAGTAAGGCTTCACACTAATTcattaacaaaacaataacaaaaattatTTCAACACAGTGAAGGAAATATctagaaaatgaatgaataagggTTAGTCATACTGAACATGCATTTGGGTTAAACCCAATGTAACGAACCAGTAAGATTTCAGTTTCATCAACATCACTCCTAAATTAAAGTAAATGGCCATtataaatgactttttttccctttaattaAATGCTAATTTCTTCTGACATTAGACATACATGTAGCCCATCATAATACTCAAGGTCtcctttaaatatttgaataccTTCAGTCATTTCAGTCACACACTGACATcgcaacattttattttctgcGATATGAAAGAAAAATATTCGCCCtaaattttgtacattttaaagttaaatgcatcaatcagGTGAACTTCTTTGACAGAAAAACTAAGAAGCTATAAACAattttgtgctctagtaaacaatttaaatcataaacacattggttgtatagatatgaatggtgatgacacaacGCACCCACAACGCATGCTTAATGAGGGAGAGTAGGGGCAGCGAGCATTAAGTCCACAGCCCCGGGAAGAGGCAAGGTCTGGGAGAGGGTTGCTGTAACCCTCACAGCCCGAGCTGAGACTTCCATTGGCACTTTTGGCCACGCCAAGATAAACCATGCCACGTTACTTTACGTTTCTATTACCAGTTTTAGCACGCCGAGTTGTGCCGAGTCGCACCCGAGGTGAACCATTTCCAGAGTCGGGCGAAAGCGCAGCCGACCCGCCTATATGCGGGTTGCGATGACCAGCTCTTGATGACCAACCCCCCCTCCTTCTGCGGCTAAAACTAGCGTGAGTTACGAGCGAGACTCAACTCATTTCTGTGCAGGAGACGAGAGAGAAAGACGTTTTTTAAAAGTCTATGTGTGTTCAGCTCCCAGATCTTCTGTAGCTTCTAACTGAATCTTTTAATTTAGAAATTTAGTTTCTCTCCTGCCCCCCCGTTTTAACTTTCAgatatttgctttattttacGGTTTCGTGTTCGCTTTCAGCTGTTTCGGAGTCGTGTTAAAGTTACTGCTGATGAAAACCCgacatttcctgattttgctgcttcataataaaagcttataaataataacagtgggcttttattttgaagaatttatatgaaaatgaaatgattttaTCACCGAAGTTTGTTAGCGGTTATTCTTCAATTCTTCTAATAATACCGCCCCTCCCACCCAACCCCCGGTTTCCCATCGGACCCCCCCAAAGTAGTAACCTAGGGGAGATGCTGCATTTTTCACTGTGCTGGTGTGCTGCTGCGAGTCGCGTTACTCTGAACACTCACCTGTCATAGTGGATTATCAGTGAGATAGCCTCAAACAAGATAGCATTCTTGGCATTGGAATGCTGCACCTTCTTGGACTTGGGTGGCTCCTGGGCCTTATTGAGGATGGTCTCCAGACACTCTACCAGACGGCCTTTGACGGCGCCATCTTCTGGCGGAGGGTAGCACTGCAGCAGGCGCAGCAGCTTGCAGGAGAGCCACGGTGCCGGGACAAAGTAGTAGGTGTAATCCTGTAGATCAGTGGAGGCCGACGACACAATCtggagaaaacaaaaataatttttcTTAGAACTTATTATGGCCAGTCAGAACTGAACCATGTAAGACTTGGCAAAGTGCAGCTTACTATATATAGGAAGCCCTGACATGAGCAGAATCTACAGTATCAGAACCATGGGAGTGCACTTAAGTGTACAGACATCACTCTCTTAGTAATGAGCTTATCAGTGGTCTACACATCCACCTGGGAAGCCTAGCTTTGATATGAGGTTCgtagaaaacatttttaattgaaaGGAATGAATGTTGCCATCGTAAAACCCTGAGAAAATCTGTTTTGTGAGACTATGAAAACAAACGACTTAGAGCGCCCGAGGGAagaccccaggaagagcgccggtcatGCAAAGAATAACTGAATTCTATAAGATTTCCACTTATTATTTAAAGTTCTCTTTTCAATTGAttgtgtgtcacacacacacgcactcacactcacacactcaccctGCTAAGTCGGGAAACGGCCAGGGAAACGCAGGTCTTGAACTCATCTGGATTCTTCTGGCTCAGACAGGTGATGAGAGAGATGGCTGCCGTCACCACGCCCTAAaccccaaacacacacgcaaAAGAACAGAGCTTATAGATCGATCACAGCTCAGTGTGGATACCAGTTGTGCAACTGGTTTCATCAATTCAAAATCAATTTCTGATTCTGCTAGTAACATTAAAGGTTTAACATTTACATCTATCATTAAAAGGTTTAACATCATTACAAATATGTTAGCTAATCAACCCCTCAGTGTTTTTGATCTGACCATTAAATGTCTTATAAAAACTCAATTaaagatgcacacacaaacaggtacAACAAGGCTGCATCATAACTGCATCATCAGAGCTATGTTCCTGGCTGTCAAAGCAGGTCTGAATTGTGCGCTCACCATGTGTTGGTCGTTGAGCAGGTGCACAACGCGTGATGTCCACTCCCCCATCAGCACCAAGTCAGGAGAGGTCTTATAGAGCCGCAGCAGACACAGGGCGGCCGACTGTTTCACGCTGTCCATCGTATCACTGTAGGTGCATCACATTCACATTAACCAGCAGCTTAGTGAAGTTACTAGAGCCCGACCCGACCGATACAGGATTTTTTTGGGCAGATGCCAAGTCCAATATTAGGGAGTAAAATAATTCCGATATATCGGCAGATATGTATTGATCAGAGGTTTGAACATTCAACGATTCGATTACGATTCACCGGTCAGCGATTTGAATGCTCGATTCATCTCAATGAATCGCATCCTCACTTTTCTATATTACAGCACATGTCTACTTTTTCATCAATTAATACAAGCAAGTCAGATAATTCTGAACTCCccttttatttagaaagtgtttccAAATGTAGACTACAacagtctacaatataaaaagctgcGTCTTTTCAATACCAGcatctgtgtgacccacctctgtacataatcattacaaaagcaaaacagaaatccttctgcagtgcattacaaGTGTGCTGTAATACGGTTTTGCTGTCATTTTACTGTCGtgcttgttttctctcctctccttttttccccccttctctctctctctctctctcctctgatcgCAGCGTGTCACCAATGGCTGTCACCGAGGGCGGAGGCGGAGCTTTGTGTGcgcagagcagagagacggcACTCAGCAGTCAGCTAGCTTGTTGCTCTCGCTGCCAACATCAGCTGCTCTGACTCACCAATGTTGAGCTGAAAAAACGTGCCTGTAGGCTGAAATTCAGCCCGTTACGTActagtgagtgtgtgagagagagagaagagacagagacCTGAGACAGCCATTACAAGCTACTACAATGGCGTCATTTCAGATATGAAAAAGGGCAGACATCAGTGTTGATAAACATGTTATGTAATTAAAAACAACCTCACCAGTTGATTCATCTGATTTATTGATCTCAGCATGCCCCTTGTGTAAAACGGCTTTTACTGCCGACACATTGTAGCCACTCTGTGGCCTCTTATAGGTAATGCAAAATATGCAGCTCCAGTCTCTagatatttatatctatgtgCGTCTCTCTTCAGATTTTTTTAAGACGATGATATTGTATATCGTTTCTCTTAAAGCGATATTATCAGTAGGGGAATTTTAATATCACCCAACACTAGTTTATAGCTTTAACCAtgagtgaggtggctgttacaTTTCTTTAGTCAGCTGTATTTCCTTAGGGGAACAAAGAGCTTGTCCTTAATGTTGAATGACACTGTCCTGAGTTTCTTCTTGAATGTTAATAGTACCCGGTACAATGTTGAACAGAGCATGCGCTACTGTGGAAATATAGTATTAACAGCAATTATGAGCCATCAAAGTTATCGTATCGGCGCAAATCGGACAACATGTTCGCCAATATGATGGGGCGATATATCGGCCGATTAAATCTGCTGACTGATAAGTTAGGCTCTAGACGTTACAGAGATATAAAGCGACATGATAGAAAACTGTCTTGGCTTCATCACTCacagcaaaaacacaagaaaaaataaaacggGGCAATTGAGGAAAAGATTTTCCATTCATTTTAACTTCCTCAACCCTTTTCGAAGCAGAGGTTCACACTCACCCAGCAACCAGGATCCGGGGGATCTCGCTGGCGAAGGCCTCGGCCATCTCGCGGCTTCCCACGTTCGCGATGCAGTGCAGCGCCAGGCACATGAAGGTGGGGTTGCGGCTGGACAGGTCATTCTTGATGGCGTTGTTGATCAGACGGATCAGCTCGCTGTTGCTGTTTACCAGCACTGAGATGAACAGGTAGCCCTGGAGTAAACAGAAAACAAGAGAGCAATGACaccaatgagaaaaaaacagtgGAGGTAGAAGGGACAAGAAAGACAGTGCTCAGTGGGTGTGCCATATCATATGTCTGGTTTATTAGGTCCATTAACCTCCCAATCACTACAGTCCTCCACATCATGAACCTATGCTAACTGGATCTGTGTGATGTGTAAGGGTAATTTCACATTAACCAGCAGGTGGTGCCAAAACATTACTAATTGTC from Sebastes fasciatus isolate fSebFas1 chromosome 13, fSebFas1.pri, whole genome shotgun sequence encodes the following:
- the ap2a1 gene encoding AP-2 complex subunit alpha-2 isoform X5, with the protein product MPAVSKGDGMRGLAVFISDIRNCKSKEAEIKRINKELANIRSKFKGDKALDGYSKKKYVCKLLFIFLLGHDIDFGHMEAVNLLSSNKYTEKQIGYLFISVLVNSNSELIRLINNAIKNDLSSRNPTFMCLALHCIANVGSREMAEAFASEIPRILVAGDTMDSVKQSAALCLLRLYKTSPDLVLMGEWTSRVVHLLNDQHMGVVTAAISLITCLSQKNPDEFKTCVSLAVSRLSRIVSSASTDLQDYTYYFVPAPWLSCKLLRLLQCYPPPEDGAVKGRLVECLETILNKAQEPPKSKKVQHSNAKNAILFEAISLIIHYDSEPNLLVRACNQLGQFLQHRETNLRYLALESMCTLASSEFSHEAVKTHIETVINALKTERDVSVRQRAADLLYAMCDRSNAKQIVAEMLSYLETADYSIREEMVLKVAILAEKYAVDYSWYVDTILNLIRIAGDYVSEEVWYRVIQIVINRDDVQGYAAKTVFEALQAPACHENMVKVGGYILGEFGNLIAGDPRSSPLVQFNLLHSKFHLCSVPTRALLLSAYIKFINLFPETKATIQEVLRCDSQIRNSDVELQQRAVEYLKLSSIASTDVLATVLEEMPPFPERESSILAKLKKKKGPGAVSVTELDDSKSAGGELNGGGDRGPDASVMSASNASTPSPSADLLGIRSAAPLGAAPTGAGSLLVDVFSEVGPAAPSAAVNDDGFLRFVCKNNGVLFENQLLQIGIKSEYRQNLGRMYLFYGNKTSVQFASFTTTVSCPGELQSHILSPQLNVQTKPVEPLVEGGAQIQQVLNIECITDFAEAPLLNIKFRYGGALQNLTLKLPVTINKFFQPTEMASHDFFQRWKQLSQPQQEAQKIFKANHSMDTEVLKAKLLGLGTALLDDVDPNPENYVCAGVIQTKGQQVGCLLRLEPNAQAQMYRLTLRCSKDSVSKRLCELLAEQF
- the ap2a1 gene encoding AP-2 complex subunit alpha-1 isoform X1: MPAVSKGDGMRGLAVFISDIRNCKSKEAEIKRINKELANIRSKFKGDKALDGYSKKKYVCKLLFIFLLGHDIDFGHMEAVNLLSSNKYTEKQIGYLFISVLVNSNSELIRLINNAIKNDLSSRNPTFMCLALHCIANVGSREMAEAFASEIPRILVAGDTMDSVKQSAALCLLRLYKTSPDLVLMGEWTSRVVHLLNDQHMGVVTAAISLITCLSQKNPDEFKTCVSLAVSRLSRIVSSASTDLQDYTYYFVPAPWLSCKLLRLLQCYPPPEDGAVKGRLVECLETILNKAQEPPKSKKVQHSNAKNAILFEAISLIIHYDSEPNLLVRACNQLGQFLQHRETNLRYLALESMCTLASSEFSHEAVKTHIETVINALKTERDVSVRQRAADLLYAMCDRSNAKQIVAEMLSYLETADYSIREEMVLKVAILAEKYAVDYSWYVDTILNLIRIAGDYVSEEVWYRVIQIVINRDDVQGYAAKTVFEALQAPACHENMVKVGGYILGEFGNLIAGDPRSSPLVQFNLLHSKFHLCSVPTRALLLSAYIKFINLFPETKATIQEVLRCDSQIRNSDVELQQRAVEYLKLSSIASTDVLATVLEEMPPFPERESSILAKLKKKKGPGAVSVTELDDSKSAGGELNGGGDRGPDASVMSASNASTPSPSADLLGIRSAAPLGAAPTGAGSLLVDVFSEVGPAAPSAAVNDDGFLSSAPPSEDAAPPLSEADDLLNKFVCKNNGVLFENQLLQIGIKSEYRQNLGRMYLFYGNKTSVQFASFTTTVSCPGELQSHILSVQRCFSMFKKQQKASDGITGTQRGIQPFQNKSLAGFKVEPISAGRRINQLINDKKLKYRNTKDMF